The DNA segment TCGCGCGAGCGCAGGTTAACGAGATAGTTATTGTGCAAGTTCCCATAGCAAAcacattttgattttttccaggcatgtttatttttgtaaattcttCAAAAACTCGTTCTTCCATTGTCTTCTTTCCTATTCCCAGCCTTTCGGTGATGAAAAAGATAagaatgaaaataatttttttaaaacaaattttcaatattcGTGTGCTGTATATACCTAACAACTTTAAATTGTGGAGAAAGATATAATACTAATCGCAAAACTGTTCAATGTATAAGCTTCAGCAATTACCCTTTAAAGTGAAGAGTTCAATTTTTCGttgaacttttcatttttctccATAGTTTaggaaaattatttcatgatTTTTAAAGAGTTTTTCAGCAAAACTATTTGATGGACGTCCCGAAAATGCTATATTTTTGACTCCAAACGCCGATagcaataattttaaaaagggCGTCATATTTTATTGCAGCTTACAAGTAAATGCAGCTTTCAACAGATTTGACCTACTACTGTCTGTTAATTTACTTCTAAAATTCATGATTaactacagtataactaaatgaatattttcaaacagttGTTGTCTTTAGGTCACCATACGTTGGTACTCAACGCAAGATTTTCATAGCCTCATGCTGTTTTTACCTTGCTTTAATTACAATGCGTTTCGACTGGTGTTTCAAATTAGGGTATGGCAGTTTCTAAAAGTTACTTGCTAATCCATTGACCACTGAAGGTTCGGTGCTTGCCTCGGTGTGTTATGTTGTTAACATTGTTGTGTGTAATGCGAAGAACTTTTCACGATTAATCACAATTCACGTTTCTGTTGTAACCTACTTATGATACCTGTCACCATCACCTATTGAACGCTTTTGTCGTCGTTTAATACAATTGCATCTGGTCTTTCCAAACGCACACTCTTGATATGCCTCAAAGAGGCCTTATCGTAACGATAGACTGCAAACGCTATAATATGGGAAAGTAAATATTGGTGAGCGCTATAGATCAGCaaaattagctggaaaaagaTAAATATTGGGCTcaaatgttaatattttgacctttggcatagtgaaagaaaaaaaatgcgTCAGCATGACAAGTAGCTCTTTGTGTATATAGACAAGACGGCAACTTCAGATCTGGCTCATATTTGTCTTTACTTTTTGCGGATATTACTGTACTTCAATCCTGTCGTTTCGGCATTTAGTTTGCGCCCACCAGCAGTATCCTTGTGATGCCTTTGTAAATGACGTTAAACGACGCTTGTTCTAATTGTTTAATGGTTTTTTTGAACGGTTGCATATTTTGCCAACGCATTCaagaattaaacaaaaaacaaatactgtaaaaaCTTGTATGTCTATCAAAACTTGCTCAAAGACGAGCTCAGTTATAGTGGTAGAGTAAGAAACCCGTGAAATAATTTGCATTATTGTGAGCCGGCACGCAAACCGATTCGCTGGAGAACCAATTCACCAATACAAGGCCATACAACGAAACAGATATGCGATACAACAAAGCATTTACATCATTTATTGGTAAGCCTATATGtatatacatttttaaactttactaTTTCAACGTACAACTAATAAACTGTTCATAATAGCGCCACAAAAAAGTCTTTTTACTATAACCAACGGTACACAGCAGAATTAATACAAGCAACCAAATCCATTTACTGCAGTCTATATTCAAAACTAAAATGTATCGTGATTATGCGACAATCgaattattataattaactTGATACACAACACATTAATATgtaattttcttatttttttaagtttctaTTAATTTTTAAGTCCTTTACTTATCTTTGCTTTGCCACTAAACGAAAAGGAAAAGCAATAACGTTTAACCCAGGCACCGAGTCATGAAAAATAGGTAGATCAGACTTGTCAGGATCAGGCAAGATCTCAAAACCTTGAAGTGTGGAGACAAGGAAAATGAAGATTTCCATTCTAGCAAGTTGTTCGCCAAGGCAATGACGAGGACCCATAGAGAACGGGATGACACGATGAGACATGACAAAGTTTCCTTTTTCATCAAGATGACGTTCCGGTTTAAACTTTTCTGGTTCGTcccaaatgttttcatcatgaTGCACAGCccaaatatttgcaaatacCTTCAACGCAAAAGCTGCTAACTTGCTAACCAAACTTGTCCCGATTCAGAGTAAGCATTATTCTTTGCAGTTAACTTTCACTTATCAAAGCAATGTCTCACCTGAGTTCCTTTAGGAATAGAAAATCCATTTACTTCAGCATCATCTGTAGCCATATGGGGAAGACCTATGGATGCCGCTGGCCGACATCTTAATATTTCTTCCACGAAGGCGCAGACGTAAGGCATCGTGGTTCTGTGCGACATGGTTACCTTGCCATCTGATCCTACACGAAGTTTAGTACATGCTTGTTTTAAATCACGTAAGAAtatgaaaacgttttaaaagttgaatatgcctttaaataaaaaaatacttgCCTAATACGCTATCAATCTCCTCATACAATTTTTTCTGTATTTGCGGGTAATGAATGAGACTTAGTAATCCCCATCTTACCGTCTGTGTTACTGTTTCAGTCCCCGCGACAAATAAATTCAGAATGTAATATACAAGCTGTTTTTCCTACATAAATGCATATACCAATTATGTAATATGAACCATTTTGTTTATACCGTATCATACaagaaaaaatcaaagaaaatttaGTCATGATAACGTGCTGGCTTGATAAGGTAGGCTTTCTCAAATAAGATTTCTTCGCAAGTTAAAACGTAAACTTAACTGTAAATGAACTgtgagttttgttttttatttcaacaagaAAAGCATCAATGAAATCCCGGACATTTCCATTATCCAAAGAATTCTGATGATCCTTGATGATATCTTTTTGGACACCTGGAAACGAAAAAGTCATTAAGAAGTGTTTGTGCGATATGTCTTCCTATAATTTCCTTGAAATGTTCGGTTAGAAAAGCTTACCAACAATTTTATCCATAATACTCAGCATCCGTTTGCTTCGGGATGAAAACGGAGGAATGTGCCTCAAAATTGGAATTAGAAACATAAAAGCAATTGTGCTAATAATTTCCGGGGTGTTGAATCTAGAAAGAAACATTAATCAGATTGCAGTTCGAAACAGCCAGAACAAAAACATTAACCATGAACACCACGAATAAAGCAAACATTGCTGCTGTGGTGTGCAAACATAGACAAGGTATTACGCACATGTTGTCCAAATTGTGTATCAGTTCGTTAAAAATGGGGTCGTTATAGTCGAATCTGCTTCCGTAAGCAACACTGCAAATGTTGTTGGATACCGCTTTCTTCAAAGACGTCtttaataaagaaattaatttcatGCTACCAAAAAATATACCTGACTAGCTTACGTTGTTTAGAAACGTACCAGAATATCGAAAGGCTTGCCATTATTAGCTTTGATTTCGTCTTTAAAATAAGCAACTTCTTCAAAAACTCGTTCTTCCATCGTTTTCTTTCCAACTCCCAACCTTTTACATAAATCATGAAAAtaagttatttgaaatatacattttgcaagttagtttgatttACTCCACATACGAAATTAACCTATAAGCCTTCAAAGATAATGTTTTCTGTATGCAAGCATAAActaattactaattagaccATCAATATTTACCCTCTTAAAGTGAAGAGACCAAATTTCCTCTGTGATTTCCAATTTTCTCCGTAATCCATAAAAACGATACCATGTCCTTCAAAAAGTTTGTCAAGAAATCCGTTTGGCGGGCGTCCAGAAAACACCGTATTTCTAGCTCCAAATGCCTGTAAAAGCGATGTCAACAAAGGTAACCTGTTCTCTTCTTACTTATTTATTAGTGGATATAATGTACTTGAAATAATCACAACAAAGCTAAAGACTTACAACAAACAGCGAAATATTTCTGAGAAAGTATTTCTGTTGTTATGTTGTGATGTCAATATACGCAATTAACAAATCACAGTGGTAGGGCTACTTTTGTTGACTTACACTCAATGATTAATTGCACTGGTTACTTTGCACTGCAGTGTCCTTTACTAATTTgataacaaaaatttcttatttAAGATCATTATCTTAATATACAATTGTTCTTGCCCATAATATTGTGTCCATTTACCTGTTGCACGCTGTCGTAATCGTTGAGTATGACCGCATCGTTTCTTCCCAACCGAACACTCAGGATAGGGCCATACTCCTTGCTCCACTTCATATAAGTCTTGTACGGATGCTTTCCTTGGAAAGGAGCCACGCCAATTACGGGCAAGCCACGAGGGCCAGATGGAAACTTGTTCGGTCTTTGGTACCAGTAGTAGGTCAGAAGCAAAAGAACTACGAACAGGATGTACCAGAACATTTTCGACGGTTACTAAAACAAATCTCTTATAAAGAAAGGAATAAAAACTTATGATCTAAAACTTCGTGTGTAGATTTCAATAAAAGATATTTCATTAAGATTGCTATCAGAAAAATTAATTCTTAATACTattgtaataactaataaccaAATCAATGCTAGTCCGCGTAATCCAGTTATTGAATTGCTCAACCGTCGCCCCTGTTAATTTCGTCAAAACAATAATGTCATTGAcgaaataaaatcataaatacCAGAATAAATCCATCGGTTCCTAAGACCGGTGAATAGTTGCATTTCCGCACCCTCATaacaaacttttactttttattcaaAACACAACATCAATGTTGTGTCATCATTGCATTATGATACACATCAACTGATTTATTACCTGTTATTTATTACATACACTTACAGTTTCACCTACGCTTCAAACGTTGATCGATAACGCTTTGAAACATAACAACACAACTGACCAGTAACCAATAACGAAAACAAACTGGAACCTAAACTTTAGCTTCATGCACTGTCATCGAAAAActgcatataggcctatattcaATACCATTGTGACCGGAAATTTATATATAGGACAAACATCGGAAGTAAGTATGTCTtttcaaaatacggtcaatgCAAGCGCGCTGAACTGAAATGAATATCCTGAGTTTCTTCTGAATTAACATGTAAAATGAGAAAACATACTCCTTTAAAGATAACCTCGTGTTAGACATTCTTCATTCTTTTGACATGCCGAAGGCTGCTGCTGATTGCAAAGTTTCAAAAAGCTCGCACGAATGTAGTGCAGCTTAGCTTTTTGGTGGACTGTCAGTTATCTATCATCACCTCTGCGCGAAATGAACCATAATTGCCACAACAAAAAACCACAAACAGCGTAAACACCACTTAAGAGAGCAGTGAAGCGACTTAAGCATACTCAAGAAGTAAATTTTTGTTCAGTGaccatgtttttatttgtttagtttGAGATTAATTACATTTCGTTCATCGACAACAATTAAGTTCTTCTGCTGTTTTCGTTGATGCCCTTGAATTTTgagttatttatttgcattatcAACAAGCGCTTAAGAGTTTCGTCGTTGAGCTGCAACTGATACAGCTATAGTTGCTACACTAACTCAGTTTGAAAATTAGTATGAATCTCTTCTGGGATTCTTGCCAATCTGCGGCATTACGATCAAAATGTGTTTACTCATACGCTCTAGCACATACGCCCCATCTTTAGTGTGCCAAAGGTTATCTCATTATTCTTGAGCAATGTTGCCTCCCTGGTGATTATTCGAGATGTTAGCGTATTTGAAGTATAGCTTATTGTATATAAGTACAAAGGAAAGGTTAGTTCTAACTTAAGCAAGTACGAAACAGCTTTTCTCTCTTTCAAAACAAAGTGGAAGTATTGTACGAGCGTATAAACATAGTATTATTCACTCCAAAAAGTATACACTGCATATATATACCTACACACTAAAATCTGAACCCTAAACTATCGTCTGTTTggcattttttgtaattcttCCTGCGTTGTCGCACATGAGTACCTGTGTTGTTTGCTATCTTTTAAAGTATATAGTTCTAATTTGTAGTCTTCGTTCAATTTTACCCATGACGCTTAAACCCAGGAAGGTTCAATCATGACGTTGGTTGATCTGTCCTGAGTTTAATCGTCCTTGGGTTGAGTAGATATGAAACCGTAAATTCCTTGTCTAGGTCAAATTAATATTGTTAAAGTCTTATCATATTTTCCTTGTTGACCTGTTATTTTCTATATTTTCTACGTAGCATCGTTTCACGTTATCTAAATTCTAAGCAATAAGTTCGCCCTTCCGTGTAACGAATCCAAGTCAAACAAATTGGGCAAAGAAAAAGGAGTGTTGTTTGCGGACGATGTTTATCATAAAGAAACTAAAGTTTTCTCTGCGCGAGATACAGTGTTGTGCGCAATTATACCGCTATGTCCTTGGAGCGGGCTTTTACTCTAACTCTTTAAATATGCTGTCCTGGTGCGAAAGTTATTGGATCAATTCACTTTGTCAAGGTTTGTTTATGTTAAATGTTGACCCATTCATGGTAACCTTTGGCCTACACTTATGGCAGCGTCACTTCATGGTGCCTGAACTTGGACTTCGCAACCTGCTGCAATGGCTAccattttattacaatttacttttttacataaattctaggttaacattttttcaattatttgaaaaaagttttgcttgaaaaaagtaaacgTTTTTGTAGAAACGTATAATAGGGCAAAAAGCTTCGCTGCATGTCATTGAACTGCCCTGTTCGCATCTTGGAAAAGTGCGTAAAATAGCCATAAATTCTGGTTTCGAGTGTATCAgcaatttatttgtaatgGATAACCAAACAGATTCGCTGGTGATCAAACAAGAGTTAGATTTGAATTAGACCCTTTTCATGGTTTTAATCAGCACAAAACGCGGAATAGGTTACTGAAGACCCGTGTGACTGGGTGAACAGTTCATAGAAgttgaataaaactttttgaaaagtgaatGAAATCAAAGGGTTTAATGAATAATTTAGAACTGtctaaaacaatttctgtcTAAAATGAGAGCTTGCGAATGACTGTGCGTATTTGTGTGATATTTTCAACTTTATAGTGTGGTAAACAGCCACAGTTGTTGTCAGCAGGCAAATCAAACAATATATGTGAATGGGCGCTTGAGCAAATTTTACTCCCAAAAAAGGGTGAATAGTTTGGAAAATCTTCTAAAACGGTGAATGATTAAACTTATATATAAATGTTTAAGCAAAGTAGGGTGTAGGTTGCCATGAACGAATcttaactgaaacaaaacaataaaacgaaCTGGTAGACGTTGCTATAACAACGATGACCACTTATTATAAGCAATTTTCGTAAACGAAAAACTCCGATCCTGCATAGGTTCTTACAACAGGCCTGTATGTTGACATCAAAAAAGGGTTAACATTGAAGAAAAAGTCGGTCCCGTCGGGGTCGAATATTTACTCACACTCAAGAGGCGTTATGTATTTGGGAATGCTTTTTGAGTGGAGCAAAAGGTTTTTAAAAGCTTGGTCTAAAACAgagatgtccaacctgcggcccgcgggccataGTGCGgaccgcctgagatttttatgcggcccgctagtcattttcactccaaaagtatgtactttatgtacccatttttcttgaaatttaataggttttgcggccctttcaattatttcaagtgacaatgcggcccactataataaaaggttggacatccctggtctaaaACTTCTTATTTTACCACCGCATTAAAAGCGCGCAAACGACAAAAAAGTTAAGGTTGTTTTACGCTTCAAAAAActgtttgaaatgaaatatattcttatgtttaaagttttttaaacattcaaTAGCTGGCTAGTTGCCAAACTATGATGTACAACGACTTTGAACCGCCGTATACCCGCCTATTATTACGTTGGAGTAAGGTAAAGTATTTCTGATTTGTTGAAAATAGCCAATtaatctgtttttttttgtataaaagcGGGCTAGTTAGATGACTTAATAACGAGAAGACCATTCTTCGACCGATTCCCTCCCTCCCGGTTATAACTGACAAGTAGTCgtaaacaaagaaatgcaAAAAGGCAAAGAGGCTTATGGCATCAAAAAATTGGTTTCGTAACTATCATTGGGTTAAGTCCTCCCCTCCCAAAAATATATTAGAGTCACACTTTGCCACAATTTCGTCGTAATTTCAATTTCTTTACACGAATGTGTATGCTTGTGCAGCGTGTTAAAAATTTCCAACTAAGAGCAAAACGcaccttaaaaaaactttgGGGCCTAATTCGGGATTTAATTGATTTGGTGAGTTAAAAGTAAGGCTCGTTTACAACTCTACTGGTAACTAAATACGCacaaaaaaaaaggaaaagtttcaattttaaacgataaaagttttaaaaatcaaagatattatttttaatcaagATTACgcacagtttttgttgttttgaagcatttaaactttaaagtgaATTTCgctttgtaataaaaatatttgctccCGTAAAAATTTTGCGCCTGGGACAATAGCCCCTTTCACCCTGCCTAGTCTTAGCCACTGGCCTTACATTATATTCGATCACTTCAATAACACGTATAGTTTCACTCCGGGAGTTACAAGTGTTTTTTCTTGCTGAAAGTGATTTCGCATGATTTGGAATCAAATTGCCGTTTCGTATAGGTCCATTGTAACCAGAAAGtaagtaaaacttttttgggATATATAGTATGGTATCGTTTAATACCTTAATTTACATTATTAACTGTGAATAGCGGTAAGTAGAATACTTATAGTCAAACTAGCTGCAACCATTTGTCCGTAAGTATGCCGGCCCAGGCTTGTAATGAGTCTATTATTGCAAGTAATTCCCCAACAGCGACATTCGGTGCACACTTTTTGCTGCCTACTGGGCCTAGTGCATACCAGTTTTTAAATGTTACTGTCTGGTTCACGAGAAACTTTCCTTCCATAAGCTTACTGGCTCACCAGCAGGTTAAAAAACTCCTTGTTTTTTTGATGAGAGGAGAGTGTTCTCTAAAGACAGGCGACactactttttctttttcactaAAAAAGGTCACTTCTTTTCTACTGTGCCCATGAGTCACATCCATGTGGTTTTACAAACCAGGACCAGTACACCAGAATTTTTCTTAGAACTGCACCCCCTGGGATGCAGGTAAAACTACTATATCTTGCAATTTGCCTTGAAATGCAGAGCACCCCCTCCAATTGTTAAGTTGtgatatacagtagaatcTACTTAATAATCTTCACCTGCTTTATATGACCATTTTGGTATGGTCTCCAATTTTGCCATATGAAAATTTCTGCTTACTGTGACCAGTCTTTGGATATTATGACTattttttgatcattttttaTGTCAGTTATTCACCATAGCAGTGAGAAATGTGCCACTTGTATTCTCAGTTGATATACGGACGTTCATTTTTAAGTTGATGTTtagttttaatgaaataaataacgaatttgatgtttttgtcattttgagCTTAGCTGTATCGTTCTTAGTGTTGTTATACGGTACTGTAGTAGGTTCAGTTATTGTGACCATTTGGATATTATAACCAAACTGGTCAGTTCCCAAAGTGGTTTGAATAAGCGGAGTCTAATGTAACTTGACAATCATCAGTTTAACTcagcaaaataacaaaattctttttccTGCTCAATTACTGGTATATACTCAATCTTATATCTTCATCATAAAGGGTTCCAGTAAGGGATGTGCTGTGAGGACGATTATTAGGTTTGTGCGAATCCGAATATATCATCTCATAGCATTCGACACCAACAAACCCCAAATACATTCGTGTCATCACCAAATGATAGAATTTCATGAAAAAGTTGCCAAATCCTGCTTTTAACGTGatataattgataaaaattatgGTCAAATGGTgatttgaaaagcaaaatctttaattagATGTCCTTCAGTAAGAAATggtgactctagtttagcatagCTAGTAAAATAGATCATCATTTCTTACCAAAGTTGTTAAATATGTTAGTGATATTGTATTCAGGTTagccatttttttatttgtgttcgcctaaaccagggatgtccaactttttattatagtgggccgcattatcacttgaaataattctatgggccgcagaacctattaaatttcaagaaaaatgggtgcacgaagtacatacttttggagtgaaaatgactagcggcccgcacaaaaatctcaggtgggccgcactgtggcccgcgggacgcaggttggacatccctggccTAAACAATATATTCGATGAATCTATACAAGTTTGGGTTTGTATCGGCGCATCCCGTAGCTTCCAATAAGGATGGATTTGTGaccaaaaaaaaacttcattgGGTTTCTGTGTGTGTCTTCTCTGTTGactgcaaataaattttgcatttgtttgtgTAAGCATTAATAACAGTTCATCAGTATTTGtctttatttagcaaatataacataacaaaatttattagaTAATTTATGTTTTGCTTTGGTTTCAAAGAGTTTTCAAAGATTGAAGAAAAGGCGATTGAGAGCCTTAATCCGTTTGCTAAGTAACATTTGTTGTAGGCACGGCTCTGCCTACTTAAATTAAGCCACTCCACGAGAGTTTTCGTTTAAGTTTTCATTTCTCGCTAAAGTCAAGAAATTTATATGTAACATTGTATTTGGATTCGCCAGGGCAAGTATTTCAGTTAGTTCCAGTATACAAGTACCGGTATTTGTGTTTTCTTGAAACTTTCAAGTGCTCATGTAAATGATTTTGTATCTGGTCTATTCATAGTtttttactttgattattCATCCTGACAAACTACCAGTAAAGGAGGATACATTCTATGCGCTTCCATAGCTACTGGTTTTTTTGATCCCAtcaagttttgtaaatttgaactatgtattgtataaaattactaaaatctTGATACTTAGACCTTGCATACATGCTATGTGATCTTTTTGTTCGTATGTTATTTGAAGCTTTATGCTAATTCCGTAAAGAAAAACTGAATTGAATTTCAATTGCATTTActaattaatataatatatatttgtCACCAACTGGTAATCAAAACTTTTGATGACGAGAGATCATCAtagaatttttttaagttacaACTGTTAAGAGTTAATACAAacagaatattttgaaatatatttttaagttttaatttgtGTTATACAATTACAGGTGCAATAAGATCTTTATCAATTCAGCTGAAGTGCTATCCACCTTTTGTGACAGTCTGTTGTTTGTAAATCGTCATAAACCAATCATGTCTCAGTTAGAGCAGTTGCAT comes from the Clavelina lepadiformis chromosome 5, kaClaLepa1.1, whole genome shotgun sequence genome and includes:
- the LOC143460881 gene encoding cytochrome P450 2U1-like, yielding MFWYILFVVLLLLTYYWYQRPNKFPSGPRGLPVIGVAPFQGKHPYKTYMKWSKEYGPILSVRLGRNDAVILNDYDSVQQAFGARNTVFSGRPPNGFLDKLFEGHGIVFMDYGENWKSQRKFGLFTLRGLGVGKKTMEERVFEEVAYFKDEIKANNGKPFDILTSLKKAVSNNICSVAYGSRFDYNDPIFNELIHNLDNIFNTPEIISTIAFMFLIPILRHIPPFSSRSKRMLSIMDKIVGVQKDIIKDHQNSLDNGNVRDFIDAFLVEIKNKTHSSFTEKQLVYYILNLFVAGTETVTQTVRWGLLSLIHYPQIQKKLYEEIDSVLGSDGKVTMSHRTTMPYVCAFVEEILRCRPAASIGLPHMATDDAEVNGFSIPKGTQVFANIWAVHHDENIWDEPEKFKPERHLDEKGNFVMSHRVIPFSMGPRHCLGEQLARMEIFIFLVSTLQGFEILPDPDKSDLPIFHDSVPGLNVIAFPFRLVAKQR